A single genomic interval of Lathyrus oleraceus cultivar Zhongwan6 chromosome 7, CAAS_Psat_ZW6_1.0, whole genome shotgun sequence harbors:
- the LOC127100453 gene encoding probable aquaporin TIP5-1, whose translation MAPSFTVTSRFHESFTRSALRSYLAEFISTFFYVLIVVGSGMSSRKLMPDASLNPTSLVVGAIANAFALSSVLYIAWDISGGHVNPAVTFAMAVGGHISVPTALFYWVAQLIASVIACLFLKVIVVGMHVPTYVIAEEMTGFGASILEGILTFVLVYTIYAARDTRRGQVSSTGTLVIGLIAGAGVLAAGPFSGGSMNPACAFGSASIAGTFRNQAVYWVGPLVGAAVAGLLYDNVLFPSQNSDSVRGGVSNV comes from the exons ATGGCTCCTTCTTTCACAGTAACTTCACGTTTTCATGAATCCTTCACCCGAAGTGCACTTCGCTCTTATCTCGCCGAGTTTATCTCAACCTTCTTCTATGTCCTTATTGTTGTAGGTTCTGGAATGTCCTCAA GGAAGTTGATGCCTGATGCTTCACTGAACCCAACAAGTTTGGTTGTGGGTGCTATTGCAAATGCCTTTGCTCTGTCATCAGTTTTGTACATCGCATGGGACATCTCAGGCGGACATGTGAATCCGGCTGTGACATTTGCAATGGCTGTTGGAGGCCATATTAGTGTCCCAACTGCTCTCTTTTATTGGGTTGCTCAACTTATTGCATCTGTTATTGCTTGCCTTTTCCTCAAAGTCATTGTTGTTGGAATG CATGTACCAACATATGTAATTGCAGAAGAGATGACAGGATTTGGAGCATCCATATTAGAGGGTATCCTAACATTTGTGTTAGTGTACACAATATATGCTGCAAGGGACACTAGGCGTGGTCAAGTAAGTTCAACAGGAACACTTGTAATTGGATTAATCGCAGGAGCAGGTGTGTTGGCAGCAGGACCATTCTCTGGTGGATCCATGAACCCGGCATGTGCTTTTGGCTCTGCTTCCATTGCTGGAACTTTCAGAAATCAAGCTGTCTATTGGGTTGGACCCTTGGTTGGTGCTGCTGTTGCTGGTCTTCTTTATGACAATGTGTTGTTCCCTTCTCAGAATTCAGATTCAGTTAGAGGAGGAGTTTCAAATGTGTAA